AAGAGTTTTTTCCTTTATTCTGCCAGATGAAATCATGTACAATATTTCTTCGCCAGGTTTCAAAACTTCTTGCACGAGCCAATCATGTTTTCTTGTAAGTAAATATTTAAAGAATTTCCAATTTATCTTCAGCACGGGCACTCCTCCTAGTTCATGTCTTGTTACGGTTATTTTTATCTAATAACGTTACGTGCGCTAGTGTTTAGTTTGGGTGGTTTTTGCTTAATATAAATTGATGCTGGTCATTCAGTTCCCTGCAGAAATCGCTAGAATATAGCTCAAGACGAGCTCTCAATCGAGTTTTGGTCTTGGTCTTTCCTTTGACTTAATTTTGGCAAATACTTCTTTCTCCTTCTGTAATCTCTGATATTCGGGTATCATACTTTGATACCATACAGTTACTGGCAACAACGATAGTTTAGAGAAAACTTTTCCCATGTGTTTTCCTTTACGATAGGCAAGTCCAAAAGATAAACCAATCGCAATTAAGGATAAAACTGCAAATACATCGTAGAATACTGGGACTCGCCCAGCAAAATTAAAGAAATATGGTAACACTACTAATATAGTTCCTCCTATTAAAAGCCCGAATATCTTGGCTAAATATTTTTTATCAAGACAGTAATATGCTAAATTTTTTATTCCATCCCTCGCGATCTTAGCGAGGTCTTCTACTGGCTCCCACTGTGTTTCCTCTTTTATAACAAACTGAACCTCTTCAACTTCTGCTCCTCTACGCTGAATACGATTATACTCATTGTATAGGTCTTCTCCAATATCTCCGCTATAGAGTTTCCGTCCATGATATCTCGTATCCCACGGTCGCCAAGGTTTTAAAATTAATTGTCCTGTTTCTCGATCTTCTTCAAAAATTTCATAGAGTTTACGGCGAATAATAGTCAACTTTTGTTTCCTCTTTTCGCCTTCTATCTCTTTCATCGTATGCTCATCCAACTTTAAGCCCAGTTCCTATTTTTCTCTAACCTCATTCTTATTCATGTCGTTTCCTAAAATTAGTAACGATAGAAATTCCCAAACCATTTTCGGCACATCGTATTTTATAGTATTATAGAAAAAACAGCAGAATGTCTACTTCTTGAAAACATCATTATTAAAATCGGCGTAAAAGGTCATGGTGCGGGGGGAGGGATTTGAACCCCCGAAGCCCTACGGCAGCAGATTTCTCCACTTTTTAAAGATTTCTTGAGTCTGCCCCCTTAGACCTGACTTGGGTACCCCCGCTTTGAGTGATACACTGCCAACTGTTTTTTAATCATTTTAACATTTCTTTAAACATGTGGTAGTCAGTGGTGTTTTTAAATAAAAACTTTCCAACAGCCTTAAATTTACTCTTTTTCTGAAACCCAATAAGAGGAGCCGTCAGCAAGTATTTCTTTCTTCCACACAGGTAACTCTTTTTTATAACGTTCGACGGCTTCAGTTAACGCGGGGAATACGTCTTTCCGCGAGCGACCTGCAATGATGACATATACAAGCTCATCGCTGACGTTAAATGAGCCGGTAAAATGATAAATGCGGGCGTCCACTATACCCGCTCGAGTTAATAAATTCCCACAAATTCTTGCGATAACTTCGTTAGCTTTTTCCTTGTAGGCTTCTACTTCTAATTTAGAAACTTCTTTACCTTCGTAAGTACGCCCGCGCACTATACCAATGAATGAGGCGATTGCCCCAGCTTCTTGGAGCCGAGGGTTCTCACGTAAAGACTCTAGTATTTGTGAGAACGTGATTTCTCCCTTCTCGTAAACACCGCCATAATCCGCCATGTTGTTCACCGTTAACTTCTTAATCAGCTGGAACTGATTACTCTTGCGCGAGTTAAGGAGGAAAACAGTCCTTTGACTAGGTCCTCCGGATCTTCCCCTAACTTAAAGAGTGTTAAGGAGGTCAGATTGATCAGAGATCGGTGTAAAGGATGTGGGTTTTGCATTTGGATCTGTCCTAAACAAGTTCTTAGCTTCTCAGACAAGTTAAATGTCCGCGGTGTCTTTCCTGCGATGATAAAAGATGATGTTGCATGTGTTGGTTGTGGATTGTGTGAGCTGATCTGTCCGGATTTTGCGATTTTTCTGGAGCGGAGAAGGAAAATATGAGAAGAGACGTGTTGTCAGGTATATATTTTGTCCAAGGGAACATTGCCTGCGCTGAAGGTGCTGTTGCTGCGGGCTGCCGGTTTTTTGCTGGTTATCCGATAACCCCGGCTACAGAAATTTGTGAGCATATGGCAGTAAGACTTCCAGAAGTTGATGGTGTATTTATCCAGATGGAAGACGAGATAGCATCACTTGCTGCGGTGCTCGGAGCATCTTATTCTGGGGTTAAAGCTATGACCGCGACCTCTGGTCCCGGTTTCAGTTTGATGATGGAAAATCTTGGCTTAGCTGTAATGACTGAAACTCCATGTGTTCTTGTAAATGTTATGCGTGGCGGACCAAGTACTGGGCAGCCGACTAAAACTGGGCAACAAGATGTAATGCAGGCGAGATGGGGTTCTCACGGTGACTATGAGCTGATTGTTCTCGCTCCGGCTTCTGTTCAGGAAATGTTTGATTTCACGGTTGAAGCCTTCAACCTTTCTGAAGAGTATAGGACACCTGTCATCATTCTTGCCGATGAGATCGTTGCTCATATTCGAGAGAAATTAATTATTCCTGAACCGAATTCGATCAAAAAAATTGAGCGTAAAAAGCCAAAAATCTCACCTAACGACTACTTACCATTCAAACCTGATGAGAGCCTTATTCCACCTATGGCTTGCTTTGGAGAAGGATACCATATCTATGCTACTGGTTTAACACATGATGAGCGAGGTATGCCAGATATGAGTGCTGAGGCTCATCAATATTTGGTTAGACGGCTATGCGATAAAATTCGAAATAATGCGGACAAAATTGTAAAGACGCAAGAATTTTTGACTGATGACGCCGAGATCGCGATTATCACATATGGAACCACAACCAGATCTGCTCTCAGCGCTGCTAAAAAAGCTCGAAAAGAGGGTATTAAGGTTGGGATTCAGAGATTAATCACAATTTGGCCTCTTCCTGAAAGGGCGATTTCTAAATTAGCCGAAAAGGTTGAAGTTATCATTGTTCCTGAAATGAACTACGGGCAGCTTGTTAGGGAAATTGAACGAGTAGCAAAAACAACGCCTGTAATACATCTTCCGAAACTTGGTGAAGAACTTCATCGTCCAACTGAGATTTTGGAAGCGATTAGGAGGAATCTTTGTGGTTGAGGTTTCTATATCACATCCACTTGATGGTTACTTACGAAGAGGGGCTCTTCCTCATATATGGTGTGCGGGTTGCGGATATGGAGTCATTTTAAACTGTTTTATTAGAGCCCTGCGGGAACTTGAGTTTAATCTTAATAATTTAGTTGTGGTCTCGGGAATTGGTTGCATTGGTAGAATCTCAGGTTACATAAATGCGGATGGATTTCACACAACTCATGGGCGGGCGCTAGCTTTCGCCACTGGCGTTAAACTCGTTCGCCCTCACCTCAAAGTTGTTGTGATTAGCGGAGACGGCGACTTATTTGCAATTGGTGGAAACCACTTCATTCATGCTGCACGTCGTAATATTGATGTAACAGTAATTTGCGCAAATAATTTTGTTTACGGAATGACTGGAGGTCAGCTTGGTCCGACAACTCCCCTATCCGCTTACACCCCGACAACACCGTATGGGAGCGTTGAACATCCATTTAACCTAGTTTATCTGGCAGCTGGGTCAGGCGCTGTCTATGTTGCACGATGGACTATCTTTCATGTCAGAGAGTTAATTACCTCAATGAAAAAAGCCTTAATGAGGAAAGGGTTAAGTTTTGTTGAGATAATTACACCGTGCCCAACTCTCTTTGGCCGGTATAATCGGCTTGGCACTGCCGTGGATATTTTGGAGTGGCTGAAAACGAGCTCGGTCACTCGATACCATAGTAACCCGGCAGAAGCTGAAATTACATTGGGCGGAAAGATAATTGTAGGCGAATTTATTGACACCGAAAAAGTAACCTATTCGGAGTTAGTTAGGGAAATGACCAAAAAGATCCAGCAACGGCTTGAAAAAGAGGGAAAATTAACTCTTGCCTCGCTATGAGATAAGAATCGCTGGATTCGGTGGTCAGGGAATTGTCAGGGCAGGAGTAATTCTTGGGATAGCCGCATGTCTCTATAGTGATATGAATGGAACTCAAACAGAGTCTTATGGTCCTGAGGCGAGGGGTGGCGCCTGCAGATCAGAAGTTGTATTATCCGATGAGGAAATCGATTACCCGAATGTAGAAACACCCGATGTCCTCATAGTGATGTCGCAGTTGGCCTACAAGATGTATTCCAGTGATATTAAAGAAAATGGGACGATAATTTTGGATCCGGACATGATTCCATACCGTACAGCTCTTAAGAAAGTCAAAATATATGAAATTCCCGCAACTCGGATTGCTGAAAAAGCCGGTAGCAGAGTTGTTGCAAATAGTGTAATGCTGGGGGCATTCACAGCCATTTCCAACATAATTAAAAAGACAGCTATGGAGAAGGCCATTGTAGCAAGCTTCCCCTCTGAGACTAGAAAAATGAATTTACGTGCATTTCGCGAAGGCTACAATTTTGCTAAGAAACTGCTGATGCGACGCGCTTAATTCGTCTACACAGTGAAATACAAATGGAGCAAGATCAACTTCTATCTCTTGCAGAAATATACCGGTTCTCAGCGGATGCTATAAAACACTTATTAACGGTCTATAAAAATCGAACTGAGAATGTTCTACAGGCACTAAAGACTCCGGGCAAGCGCTATTATATTCGTGTAAATACCCTAAAAATAGATCCAAATTCCTTCGTTAAAAAGCTGCGGGATAAGGGACTTAGAGCTGATTACCATCCTCTAATCCCTGAAGCAGTTTTTCTGCCTGTTGAAGGACCACTTAGTCTCCCTGAAGTATCCCAAAAAATTGTCGCCGACAAATATGCAGCAGAAAGCGTTTTGCAAGGAGCGAACCTTTATGCACCAGGAGTAACGAACTGCCGTGGAATCAAGAGAGGAGATTTGGTTCTAATTACGGATGAATATGGGCAACCAGTAGGAGCTGGAATCACTCGAATGAATGAAACAGAGATACTGCAATACAGGAAGGGCTTAGCAGTTGAGCTCACACATCCACGCTATAGAATCCCTTGCTTGAGAGAAACTGAAGAGTTTAAGAACGGTCTTATATATCCGCAATCGTTTCCAGCCATCCTCGCGAGTCGTGTTCTCGATCCACAACCCGGCGAAACAGTTGTGGACATGTGCGCAGCTCCCGGGGGAAAGACTGGGCACATTGCACAACTCATGCATGACAAGGGACTAGTTATTGCTATTGATAGGAATCAAGAGAAGATAACTGAGCTTAGCGGAACCGTTACTCGCCTAGGTTTCAAAAATGTTAAACTAATTTGCCAAGACGCACGTTATCTTGACATTAATTTGCCGAATCTAAAAGCTGATCGCGTTATTATAGATCCTCCGTGTTCAGCGATGGGGGTTAGGCCAAAGCTTTTCGACCATACAACTGACGCCGAAATCCGTTCTCTTTCTGAATATCAACGTCAATTCATTCGTGTTGCTGCTAAGATTGTGAAGCCAAATGGGGTCGTCGTATACAGCACATGCACCCTTACGGTTAATGAGAACGAGGAAAATTTACGGTACGCAGTTGAAGAGTGTGGGCTCGAACCGGAAGATATCCCATTTAAATACGGCTCAAAAGGGCTTGAATGGGTTTTCTCCGGTGCTAGATGTGCACTACGGTTTGATCCTGACGTCCACGATTCTCCAGGTTACTTCATAGCTAGATTCCGAAAAATAAGTTAATCTGATTTTTATTAAGGTTAATAAAAGATAATAAATAGAAAGCATGTAGAATGTCAATACATTGTATTTACCAAATTATGAACGAAGTGAACAGTGATGGGGCGTCGCCGCCGCAAGGTAGTTAGAATTCCGAAAAAGCGTTTGCCAAAGGTATTTTTGTGTCCTAAATGTGGAAGAGAAGCTATCAGGGTTATCCAAGTTAAAGGTTCAAATCTTGCAACCGTGACTTGCGGTGCATGCGGTTTAAAGGATACAGTTCAGACAGTGCCTGCTTGGGCGCCCGTAGATGTTTATTCAACTTGGGCTGACAAGTATTACAAGTCTGTAAGCGCTTAGGTTAGGAGCGATCACTAACAAAACCTATAGCAATTTTCTGAAGTATTCTATTTGAGTGTTTCCAAATACGTGGAGATATTCGTATGGGGCAGGTTGAAAAATACCTACTTGAAAAGATTAGGCAAGAAGGAGCGATTCATCTAACTCTAATCGACCCCGATAAAGAGTCCCCAGAAAGCGGAGCAAAGGTCGCGCAAGAAGCTGAAGCTGGTGGAACAGCCGCCATAATGATCGGAGGATCCACTGCAGCTTCAACTTTACATATGGATGCGTTAATCACCGCAATTAAAAAAGTGACAACGCTTCCCGTGATAATTTTCCCGGGTAATGTCTTTAGTGTCAGTCAATATGCTGATGCTATATGGTTTATGTCTTTATTAAACTCGTTTAATCCTTATTATATTACCGAAGCTCAAGCTCTTGGAGCCCCCCTCATCAAGAAATACAACTTGGAGCCATTACCAATGGGCTACATTATAGTTGGTGAAGGTGGTACAGCCGGTTATATTGGTCAAGCGCATCCGATTCCTTACGACCGTCCCGAGATCGCAGCTCTCTACGCTCTAGCAGCGCAATATCTAGGGATGCGCTTTGTATACTTGGAAGCTGGGTCTGGAGCCAAACATCCGGTTCCACCCGAAATGGTCGCTAAAGTTCGGCAGTTTATCGACATCACTACGGTTGTCGGTGGAGGAATTAGAACTGGAACTGATGCTGCAAAAATAGTAGAGGCAGGAGCAGATGCTATTGTCACTGGGACCGTGGTAGAAAAAACTGTTTCCGTAACTCAAAAAATTAGTGAAATTACAAAGGGTATTAAAACCGCTTTGAACAGAAGGATGAGGTAGCTTCATTCTGAACTTTTCCTCGGGTTTATGGAGGTCGGTAACTCAAACTCCAATTTAATCAAGAAACTCAAATACAACGATATAGAGACTAAATTTTGATGGAGGGCTTTTTTGCAATTGGCAAGTGATGACTATCAACGCTACTTTTTAGAAATAAATCAAACTCTTCAATCTCTTTACGAGATTGCACGAAAGGCAAGGCGATGTGGATATGACCCGACATTTGAGCCCGAGCCTCATATCGCCCTTGATCTAGCTGAACGTGTTGAAGGTTTAGTTGGTCCTCCTGGTGTTGCCAATCGTATTCGTGAACTCAATGGTATCTTAAAGACGCGTGAAGAAGTTGCTTTCAAGATAGCTGAAGAAATTGTCTACGGGAAATTCGGACATTTAGATGAGCAGCGAGCTGCAGATCAAGCTGTGAGAACAGCCTTAGCCATCCTTACCGAGGGGATTACCGCTGCACCATTACAAGGCATAGCTCAAGTAAGCATTAAAGTAAATCCTGATCGCACCCGATATCTCGCCATATATTTCGCTGGTCCAATTCGCTCAGCGGGTGGGACCGAAGCAGCGCTCACTTTGGTTATTGGGGACTTCATACGTAGGCTCATCGGCGTCGACAGATACAAACCAACGGATGAAGAAATTGGACGGTTTATCGAAGAACTTCGGCTGTATGAGAGAGAAGTTTCACGATTTCAGTATCACGTTTTAGATGAAAGTTTAGAAAACGCTTTAAGAAGTCTCCCCATCGAGGTGACCGGCACCGAAACGGATCCCGTTGAAGTTTCTTCATTTAGAAATCTCCCACGTATTGAAACTAATCGGGTTAGAGGTGGAGCCCTTCGAGTTATAAATGATGGAATCATCGGACGATCGAGTAAGGTATGGAAAAGCATTGAATTACTTGGAATCGATGGATGGGATTGGTTAAAACGGGTTCGCGAATTTAAAGAGGATGTAGCGGAAGAGGCTACAGAGTTTATGTATATGGAGGACGTTATAGCTGGGCGTCCAATCTTTTCTTTCCCGTCGTGGAGCGGGGGGTTCAGACTTCGTTATGGACGCTCCAGAAATACGGGGTTAGCCGCCGTTGGACTTCATCCAGCAACTATGAGTGTCCTCCAAAATTTCTTAGCAATTGGAACCCAACTACGTATTGAAAAACCCGGGAAGGCGGGTTTAGTTGCCCCAGTTGATACAATTGAACCTCCAATCGTGAAACTTAAGGACGGATCTGTTACTCGTGTTGAAACGGTAGAAGAGGCAGAGCGAGTTAGGAACTCGATTGAGAAAATACTATTTCTCGGTGACATTCTCATTTCTTTTGGTGACTTTTTAGAGAACAATAAGCCTCTGGCCCCATCTGGATTTACTGAAGAATGGTGGGGAGAAGAGCTCCTTATTCGGATTAAAAAAACGTTTAATGGGTCAATTGAAAGGGCAGCAACCGCTACCGACATTCCTCAAGGGCGCCTTGAAAGCTTTCTTACTCAACCAATTAAAAATAAACCTACACCGGAAGAAGCTATCAAATTAACAACCGCCCTAAACGTGCCCTTACACCCACGTTATACATATTTTTGGGATGACATAACAGTTGATGAACTCCTCAAATTAAGGTCGATACTTCTCGGCGCTACAAAGACAGTTGAAGGGCGCTTCGTTAAAAAAATTACAGCAGAGTTCAATCAGGAGATTAAGGATATTCTGGAGCGATTATGTGTTCCACACAAGGTTTCTAACAATATTATGACGATAGACAGCGATGCGCCGACTCTTGCATTTAGCCTTCGTTTAGATAATCCCAAGCTCAAAGTGAAATCTACGAGAAGCACGTTAGAAGCCGTTAAAGAGTTAGCCGGTGCTGACATTCGGTGTAAAGTGGGCACGTATATTGGGGCTAGGATGGGGCGTCCCGAAAAGGCCAAGAAGCGTGAGATGAGCCCGCCCGTCCATGTGCTTTTTCCAATCGGCTTAGCTGGTGGGCCGCATCGGGATTTAGCTGAAGCAGCGAGAAAAGAGGTAATTCAAGTTGAAATAGTTAGAAGGCGCTGTCCTAGTTGCAATAATGTCACAATTAATTTAGTCTGCCCTCATTGTGGCGTAGAAACTAGTCTTGAAAAAGTCTGCCCAAATTGTGGTAGAACGATTAATGAGGAGATCTGTCCGGTTTGCAAAGGGCGTGCACGGTATTACGAAAGACGCCAAGTGAACGTTAGCGAATTACTTAGATATGCATGCAAAAAGCTCGGAGAGGATAAGCCAATTCCTGTTAAAGCGGTAAAAGGGCTGATGAGTGAAACTCGTACTCCAGAATTGATCGAGAAAGGAATATTACGAGCTAAGCATGGACTCACCGTATTTAAAGATGGAACAACTCGTTTCGATGCAACGAACGCCCCGCTTACCCACTTTATGCCATCTGAAATTGGTGTTTCAATCGATAAACTTCGGTGCTTCGGATATATTTATGACCAAGATGGTAACGAGCTTCGAGATCCGCAGCAGATCTGCGAACTTAAAGTCCAAGATGTCATAATCCCAGTAAAATGTGCACGATATCTCGTTCAAGTTGCCCAATTTTTAGACGAATTACTGGAGAAAGTTTATGGGCTTCAGCCATATTACAAGGTGAATCGCGACGAAGATCTTCTAGGCCATTTAATAATTGGGCTTGCACCGCATACATCAGCAGGAGTTATCGGTAGAATTATTGGATTTACTAAGGCCAATGTCTGTTATGCGCATCCACTATGGCATACTGCAAAACGACGCGATTGTGATGGGGATGAAGATGCGATCATGCTGGCTCTCGATCCATTGATTAACTTCTCGAAATTCTATCTTCCAGCTCAAATTGGTGGAATGATGGATGCGCCTCTTCTCTTAAATCCTATTATTAATCCATCGGAGGTCGGTCATGAAGCATTAAATGTTGACGTTGCCAGCAAGTATCCGCTTATTTTTTACGAGAGCACATTAAAGGCGATTAGCCCTAAGGTAATGGCTAAACTAATTGACCTCATTGGTCACCGGCTAAGCACGTCAGCTCAATTCCAAGCGATGCACTATACACATTTTACCACTGATATTAACGCCGGAAATTATGAAAGCGCCTACAAAAAGCTTGGAGCGATGCTTAATAAAATGGACAGCCAGCTCGCTTTAGCGGAAAAGATTCGCGCGGTTGATGCCAAAGCGGTTGCCAAACGTGTTCTAACGACACACCTAATACGCGATATTGCTGGAAATCTTAAGGCATTTTCCACTCAATCATTCCGCTGTAAACGTTGTAATTTGAAATATCGCCGTATTCCTCTTCGAGGTCAATGCCTGAAATGTGGTGGGCAACTTGTTCCAACGGTTTATCGGGGTGGCATCGAGAAGTATTTGAACGCAGCAGCTAATCTGGCTAAGAAATACGGTATTGAAGACTACTATCGCCAACGAATCACGATTATCGAGGATGAGCTCACTCTTCTCTTTAAGGCACCAAAAGCGAAACAAGTCAGTTTAGGAGAATTCATGTGATGCGAGAGCGTCATGATGAAAGAAAGCTTTCACCCTAAGGCACGCCTTACTAAACGAAGGAATATTCGTACAGGGCTCTCAACTAGAACAAAAATACTTATCGCTCTGGAAAAAGGAGAGAAACATGCTAAAGAAGTTGCTGTTTTAGCCAACGTAAGTTACCATACTGTCATTCACCATCTTCGACTCTTGGAAGATGAGAAAATTGCACGAAGGAAAGGAGAAAGAAAACCCTTTTTATGGGAGTTAACTGGTGTAGGTCAACAACGACTTATATAAATAATTCCGATCCCTAACTTTTACACATTCGCTCATAGTTACAGCAATGGGGTTTTTCAATGGTTACAATCCGAGATTTTCAAGATTTGATGAAGGAACTTTATTTCCATCGCGACTCTCAGCGTGGTGTAGACCGCACCTATATATGGCTGGTAGAAGAGGTTGGGGAACTTGGAGACGCGATTATTACCAACAATCAAACAGCAATAGAAGATGAGGTAAGTGATATTTTTGCTTGGCTTGCTAGTCTTTGCAATATTCTAAACTTTGATCTTGAATCGGTTGTAATGAAGAAGTACAAGAATTCATGTCCACGTTGTAAAAGCCGGCCCTGCAGATGTCCATTAGTTTAGTTACCCAGTTTTTCAGATTTCAATTTCTCCGCTAACAGCCATAATGCCTGTCCCAGAGTAAAAATAATCACCCTTCTTAGATTGTTGTCTAGGTTAAACCAAAGTTTATGATGTATAACGATTTATAAATCCGTTTTACGCTATTGCCAAAGGATGAGCTGACATGAGCAGGGAGAAACGACGAAAGGAAAGTAGCCCAATGCCAGCTGTCTCAGCTGGTTTGCTACGATTTTTCGAAGAAGAGTCAACTGGGATAAAAATTAGGCCTGAAGTAATAGTATTGGCAGCAGTTTCACTTATTGTTATGTGCATATTAGCGCAGTTGTATTCAGTTAGTATGTTTCCGATCCCATAGTCATTTTTACGTTTGTAAAATTCAGTATTCGGCAGAAAACTTACCCAGCAGTATTTTTTGTTCGGCTCGCTAGTATAGCTCCGAGAACCACTATAGCGGATAAACTGAGGAAAGCAAACTTCCAACCTATGACATCTATAGTATATCCAACAAGGGCTGGCGTTACAGCGCCAATCGCAGTTCCAGCTGCGTTCACGATTCCAAATGCAGTCCCGCGTTTATCCTCAGAAATTAAATCGGCCAATAAAGCAGACATTACCGGAAAATATCCATATAATGAAAATCCGAAACAAATTAGGACAAGCGCAAGTAGAAATGGAATCGTAATCATTACTATGGCCGAAGTAAATATTGCTGCGGAAAGTAGAGAAGCAGCTATTACCGCATTTCTTCCGAACTTGTCAGAAGCGCTGCCTAGAACTACCATTCCAAATAATCCAGCTATGAAAAGAATTGAAGTAAGCATCCCAGCTGTTTCGAGGCTTATTTTGCCTTCTTCAATTAGATAGGTGGGTATAAAAGTTATTGCTCCGCAGTAACAGACGTCCCCGATAATATAAACCAATAAGAGTGTTAAGAAGGATCGTTTCAACACTGCGCGCATCCGTGATTCCAATCTTGGTTGTTGCTTGTTTACAGCGGGATCTTTTATAAATATCCAAAATAGAGTACCAACTACTAAACCAGGGATAAGGCAAGCGAAAAATGGTGCGCGCCAGTTTATCGTCGCCGCAAGCAAACCCGCAAAAGTAGGTCCGAGGATGGATCCAGCTGGCGCTGCACTATCATGTATGCCGAGTACTTTTCCACGCTTCGAATGATGGAAATAACTGGTTATGAGTGACATCCCTGCAGCGAAATAAACTCCCGCTCCTAGGCCTGTTAAAGCCTGAAACAATATGATTTGTCCAAGATTTCCAGCAAACCCTGTTAGAAAAGTCCCTATTGAAAAACATATTATACCCGGAGCTATTATCCATTTTCTATTAATTCTATCTGCAAGTATACCCGACGGAATCTGCATTAGAGCGTAAGTCAAGTAGAAACTCGTCGCTATCAACCCAATTTGAGTATATGTTAACTGGAAATCTTCCTTAATTAAGGGAAGAAGAGGGGGGACAATCATTCGAATCAAGAAATTCATAAACCAAGCTAACCAACAAAGAGTGAGTACAGTGTAAGCATATCGCCACCTAAATAACTCCATTAACCTTTTCCGCCATTAGGCACCGTGTTACCTATTTGCTCTTCTCATAAAGTTTATTATACGACACTTGGTTTACGAATCAGCTACAGGAACTTTTGTAATGGTTTTTGTTCAAACCGGGGAATAGGGCGCGACTTCACACCGCATTTTTTACATAAGTATTCCGCCAGCGCCTCTTCATATCCGAAGCAAGTATACACCATGGACGGCTTTGACTCTTTAACGTAGTTAACAAGTTGCTTAAAATCAGAATGACTGGAAAGTGGAAATGCGGCATTTACCGTTCTCGGTTTAAACCGAACAGCCCAACCAGTCGTAATTGCTCTGGAAATCTTTCTAGACAATTTAAGTGTAGCGAAGGTAGGTGTAACATATGCGCAAAAACCGTTAACTAACTCCTCTCTTCCTTCCTTTGTTTCAGCGTCAATAAATTCTAATGCAAGACCAAATTCCTTGCACACGTTGCTTATTTTTGTTACAAGCTTATGTGTAACGACTGGAATTTCGGTAAAAAGATTAAGAAGCTTTATGATTTCTTGGGCTTTTCCAGCAGGGTATACTTGGAAGACCGGAATTTTTCTTTCACGCACTTGGTTAACTGCCCACTTAGCTATCTCCATATATGTGATTTCCCTGGGCGGAAAGATAAATGCGGGATTTCCATAGGTTGCTTCAACAATTAATATGTCGCATTCAATGGCTTTCGCTGAAATGGTTGTTAAGGTATCGACGCAGTTAATATCTCCTGTATAAACTATAGTTTCATTTTGAGTTCTAAATTCAAACTGAGTTGAGCCTAACATATGTCCGGCATTATAAGCAGTAACCTCAACGTCATCCAGTTCAATTGCTTCATTATGCCGTGTCAGGTGAGC
The nucleotide sequence above comes from Candidatus Bathyarchaeota archaeon. Encoded proteins:
- a CDS encoding geranylgeranylglyceryl/heptaprenylglyceryl phosphate synthase, which codes for MGQVEKYLLEKIRQEGAIHLTLIDPDKESPESGAKVAQEAEAGGTAAIMIGGSTAASTLHMDALITAIKKVTTLPVIIFPGNVFSVSQYADAIWFMSLLNSFNPYYITEAQALGAPLIKKYNLEPLPMGYIIVGEGGTAGYIGQAHPIPYDRPEIAALYALAAQYLGMRFVYLEAGSGAKHPVPPEMVAKVRQFIDITTVVGGGIRTGTDAAKIVEAGADAIVTGTVVEKTVSVTQKISEITKGIKTALNRRMR
- a CDS encoding DNA polymerase II large subunit encodes the protein MQLASDDYQRYFLEINQTLQSLYEIARKARRCGYDPTFEPEPHIALDLAERVEGLVGPPGVANRIRELNGILKTREEVAFKIAEEIVYGKFGHLDEQRAADQAVRTALAILTEGITAAPLQGIAQVSIKVNPDRTRYLAIYFAGPIRSAGGTEAALTLVIGDFIRRLIGVDRYKPTDEEIGRFIEELRLYEREVSRFQYHVLDESLENALRSLPIEVTGTETDPVEVSSFRNLPRIETNRVRGGALRVINDGIIGRSSKVWKSIELLGIDGWDWLKRVREFKEDVAEEATEFMYMEDVIAGRPIFSFPSWSGGFRLRYGRSRNTGLAAVGLHPATMSVLQNFLAIGTQLRIEKPGKAGLVAPVDTIEPPIVKLKDGSVTRVETVEEAERVRNSIEKILFLGDILISFGDFLENNKPLAPSGFTEEWWGEELLIRIKKTFNGSIERAATATDIPQGRLESFLTQPIKNKPTPEEAIKLTTALNVPLHPRYTYFWDDITVDELLKLRSILLGATKTVEGRFVKKITAEFNQEIKDILERLCVPHKVSNNIMTIDSDAPTLAFSLRLDNPKLKVKSTRSTLEAVKELAGADIRCKVGTYIGARMGRPEKAKKREMSPPVHVLFPIGLAGGPHRDLAEAARKEVIQVEIVRRRCPSCNNVTINLVCPHCGVETSLEKVCPNCGRTINEEICPVCKGRARYYERRQVNVSELLRYACKKLGEDKPIPVKAVKGLMSETRTPELIEKGILRAKHGLTVFKDGTTRFDATNAPLTHFMPSEIGVSIDKLRCFGYIYDQDGNELRDPQQICELKVQDVIIPVKCARYLVQVAQFLDELLEKVYGLQPYYKVNRDEDLLGHLIIGLAPHTSAGVIGRIIGFTKANVCYAHPLWHTAKRRDCDGDEDAIMLALDPLINFSKFYLPAQIGGMMDAPLLLNPIINPSEVGHEALNVDVASKYPLIFYESTLKAISPKVMAKLIDLIGHRLSTSAQFQAMHYTHFTTDINAGNYESAYKKLGAMLNKMDSQLALAEKIRAVDAKAVAKRVLTTHLIRDIAGNLKAFSTQSFRCKRCNLKYRRIPLRGQCLKCGGQLVPTVYRGGIEKYLNAAANLAKKYGIEDYYRQRITIIEDELTLLFKAPKAKQVSLGEFM
- a CDS encoding winged helix-turn-helix transcriptional regulator, which produces MKESFHPKARLTKRRNIRTGLSTRTKILIALEKGEKHAKEVAVLANVSYHTVIHHLRLLEDEKIARRKGERKPFLWELTGVGQQRLI
- a CDS encoding nucleotide pyrophosphohydrolase, which codes for MVTIRDFQDLMKELYFHRDSQRGVDRTYIWLVEEVGELGDAIITNNQTAIEDEVSDIFAWLASLCNILNFDLESVVMKKYKNSCPRCKSRPCRCPLV
- a CDS encoding preprotein translocase subunit Sec61beta encodes the protein MSREKRRKESSPMPAVSAGLLRFFEEESTGIKIRPEVIVLAAVSLIVMCILAQLYSVSMFPIP
- a CDS encoding MFS transporter; the encoded protein is MELFRWRYAYTVLTLCWLAWFMNFLIRMIVPPLLPLIKEDFQLTYTQIGLIATSFYLTYALMQIPSGILADRINRKWIIAPGIICFSIGTFLTGFAGNLGQIILFQALTGLGAGVYFAAGMSLITSYFHHSKRGKVLGIHDSAAPAGSILGPTFAGLLAATINWRAPFFACLIPGLVVGTLFWIFIKDPAVNKQQPRLESRMRAVLKRSFLTLLLVYIIGDVCYCGAITFIPTYLIEEGKISLETAGMLTSILFIAGLFGMVVLGSASDKFGRNAVIAASLLSAAIFTSAIVMITIPFLLALVLICFGFSLYGYFPVMSALLADLISEDKRGTAFGIVNAAGTAIGAVTPALVGYTIDVIGWKFAFLSLSAIVVLGAILASRTKNTAG